A region from the Azospirillaceae bacterium genome encodes:
- a CDS encoding MarR family transcriptional regulator: MTGSAPQPEDGVAQEGVEGINPLELDRQLCFALYQATNRITRAYRPMLDALGLTYSQYLVLMVLWEGAPVTVGELGGRLDLDSGTLTPLLKRMEGAGLVARRRDTADERRVLVDLTPAAWELREKALAIPGAMLCRLSMPLADLADLRDRVHQLSASLGEG; this comes from the coding sequence ATGACCGGTTCCGCACCCCAGCCCGAAGACGGTGTCGCCCAAGAGGGTGTGGAGGGCATCAACCCGCTGGAGCTGGACCGGCAGCTGTGCTTCGCCCTTTACCAGGCGACCAACCGCATCACCCGCGCTTACCGCCCCATGCTGGACGCGCTGGGCCTCACATATTCCCAATACCTGGTGCTGATGGTGTTGTGGGAGGGGGCGCCCGTCACCGTGGGTGAACTGGGCGGCCGGCTGGACCTGGATTCCGGCACCCTCACACCCCTGCTGAAACGGATGGAGGGGGCCGGCCTGGTGGCGCGCCGCCGCGACACGGCGGACGAACGCCGGGTGCTGGTGGATTTGACGCCGGCGGCGTGGGAATTGCGGGAAAAGGCCCTGGCCATCCCCGGCGCCATGCTGTGCCGCCTGTCCATGCCCCTGGCCGACCTGGCCGACCTGCGCGACCGGGTCCACCAGCTGTCGGCCAGCCTGGGCGAAGGCTGA
- a CDS encoding amino acid permease, translated as MTGSAAAQYAGPGIVLSFVLAATACLFAGLCYAEFAAMVPVAGSAYTYAYVTVGQFLAWIIGWDLALEYLFASGTVAVGWSGYFVDLLKQFGIVIPAALTSAPLTVKDGFHFQTTGAILNLPAVVLVGVISALLYMGIRNSARVNGAIVLLKLLVVFLVIGFGLMYVVPAHWSPLIPPEVVDAKGSHYGWSGVLRGAGVIFFAYIGFDAVSTTAQEAVRPQRDMPIGILGSLVFCTILYILMSLVLTGLVPYTELNVPHPVVVAIENVRQLHWLALPVDIGAVAGLTTVMLVMMLGQSRVLYAMSRDKLLPDVLSKVHPKFRTPHVATVVTGVLAALLAGLFPIDILGELVSIGTLLAFAIVCACVLVLRITRPELERPFKTPVFWLVCPLGVLVCGYLMYGLPGDTWLRLIIWMIFGFGVYFGYSRRRAA; from the coding sequence CTGACGGGCTCAGCCGCGGCCCAGTACGCCGGCCCCGGCATCGTCCTGTCCTTCGTGCTGGCGGCGACCGCCTGCCTGTTCGCCGGCCTGTGCTACGCCGAATTCGCCGCCATGGTACCGGTGGCGGGCAGCGCCTACACCTATGCCTATGTCACCGTCGGGCAATTCCTGGCCTGGATCATCGGCTGGGACCTGGCGCTGGAATATCTGTTCGCCTCGGGCACGGTGGCCGTCGGCTGGTCGGGCTATTTCGTTGATCTGCTGAAACAGTTCGGCATTGTCATCCCGGCGGCCCTCACCTCCGCCCCGCTGACGGTCAAGGACGGCTTCCACTTCCAGACCACGGGCGCCATCCTGAACCTGCCGGCCGTGGTGCTTGTGGGTGTCATCTCCGCCCTGCTGTACATGGGCATCCGCAACTCCGCCCGCGTCAACGGCGCCATCGTGCTGCTGAAGCTGCTGGTGGTGTTCCTGGTGATCGGTTTCGGCCTGATGTACGTCGTGCCGGCCCACTGGTCGCCCCTGATCCCGCCCGAGGTGGTGGACGCCAAGGGCTCCCACTACGGGTGGAGCGGCGTGCTGCGCGGCGCCGGCGTCATCTTCTTCGCCTATATCGGCTTCGACGCCGTCTCCACCACGGCGCAGGAAGCGGTCCGGCCCCAGCGCGACATGCCCATCGGCATCCTGGGCTCGCTGGTGTTCTGCACCATCCTGTACATCCTGATGTCGCTGGTCCTGACCGGACTGGTGCCCTACACCGAACTGAACGTGCCCCACCCCGTCGTGGTCGCCATCGAGAATGTGCGGCAGCTGCACTGGCTGGCCCTGCCGGTAGACATCGGCGCGGTCGCCGGCCTGACCACCGTCATGCTGGTGATGATGTTGGGCCAGTCGCGCGTGCTGTATGCCATGTCGCGCGACAAGCTGCTGCCCGACGTGCTGAGCAAGGTGCACCCCAAGTTCCGCACCCCCCACGTGGCGACGGTGGTGACGGGCGTGCTGGCGGCCTTGCTGGCCGGCCTGTTCCCCATCGACATCCTGGGTGAGCTGGTGTCCATCGGCACCCTGCTGGCCTTCGCCATCGTCTGCGCCTGCGTGCTGGTGCTGCGCATCACCCGGCCGGAACTGGAGCGCCCGTTCAAGACGCCGGTCTTCTGGCTGGTCTGCCCGTTGGGCGTCCTGGTCTGCGGCTATCTGATGTACGGCCTGCCGGGCGACACCTGGCTGCGGCTGATCATCTGGATGATCTTCGGCTTCGGCGTCTATTTCGGCTACAGCCGCCGCCGCGCGGCCTGA
- a CDS encoding MerR family transcriptional regulator, which yields MRIGDVATQSGLSASRIRFYEKHGLIPPAARTGNGYRDYPESTVGTLRLIDEAQGLGFSLTEIAAYLSQPDRSNRAKKRELYDALRHKLETMDQHLQEVMRRRQRVAGLIQRMEEMYSFQE from the coding sequence ATGCGGATCGGTGACGTGGCCACGCAGTCCGGGTTGAGCGCGTCCCGCATCCGCTTTTATGAGAAGCATGGCCTGATTCCGCCGGCCGCGCGGACCGGCAACGGCTACCGCGACTATCCGGAAAGTACGGTGGGCACCCTGCGCCTGATCGATGAGGCGCAGGGGCTGGGTTTCTCACTCACCGAGATCGCCGCCTACCTGTCCCAGCCGGACAGGAGCAACCGGGCGAAGAAGCGGGAGCTTTACGACGCGCTGCGGCACAAGCTGGAAACCATGGATCAGCATCTTCAGGAGGTGATGCGCCGTCGCCAGCGCGTCGCCGGCCTGATCCAGCGGATGGAAGAGATGTATTCCTTTCAGGAATGA
- a CDS encoding aldehyde reductase translates to MSRVLVTGGTGFVGAHCLIQLLEAGHAVRTTVRNLAREGDVRAMLAQGGAGDVGDRLALYAADLTQDAGWSQAMEGCDFVLHVASPFPDRAPKDENELIIPARDGALRVLRAARDAGVKRVVLTSSFAAIGYGHESRTAAFTEDDWTNLGSPRVQPYQKSKTIAERAAWDFIAREGGGLELAVVNPVGIFGPVLGPDYSTSILVVKRLLDGSIPGCLDLWFEAVDVRDVAALHLKAMTEPAAAGNRYLATAGLTVSMRDVAGILRDNLGAAAAKVPTRVLPSPLLRVLSLFDAQVRAVMPELGKRKSASYEKAHRDLGWQPRSTRDAILGTARSLLDLKLVG, encoded by the coding sequence ATGTCACGCGTTCTGGTTACCGGTGGGACGGGCTTCGTCGGCGCCCACTGCCTGATCCAACTGCTTGAGGCGGGGCATGCGGTGCGGACCACCGTCCGCAATCTTGCCCGCGAGGGCGACGTGCGGGCCATGCTTGCCCAAGGCGGCGCCGGCGACGTGGGGGACCGGCTGGCCCTGTATGCCGCCGACCTGACCCAGGACGCCGGCTGGTCCCAAGCGATGGAGGGTTGCGACTTCGTGCTGCATGTCGCCTCCCCCTTCCCGGATCGGGCGCCTAAGGATGAGAACGAGTTGATCATCCCCGCCCGGGACGGCGCCCTGCGTGTCCTGCGGGCGGCCCGCGACGCCGGCGTCAAGCGCGTGGTGCTGACCTCGTCCTTCGCCGCCATCGGTTATGGGCATGAAAGCCGGACGGCGGCATTCACGGAAGACGACTGGACGAACCTGGGCAGTCCCCGTGTCCAGCCTTATCAGAAATCCAAGACCATCGCCGAACGCGCCGCCTGGGATTTCATCGCGCGGGAGGGTGGCGGGCTGGAACTTGCCGTGGTCAATCCCGTCGGCATCTTCGGGCCCGTGCTGGGTCCGGACTATTCGACCTCGATCCTGGTGGTGAAGCGGCTGTTGGATGGCTCGATACCGGGCTGCCTCGATCTGTGGTTTGAGGCGGTCGATGTCCGCGACGTCGCCGCCCTGCACCTGAAAGCGATGACGGAACCCGCCGCGGCCGGGAACCGCTACCTCGCCACCGCCGGCCTGACGGTCAGCATGCGCGACGTCGCCGGCATCCTCCGGGACAATCTCGGTGCGGCGGCAGCCAAGGTGCCGACACGCGTGCTGCCAAGCCCGCTGCTGCGCGTGCTCAGCCTGTTCGACGCCCAGGTCCGGGCGGTGATGCCGGAACTGGGCAAGCGAAAAAGCGCGTCTTATGAGAAGGCCCATCGCGACCTGGGCTGGCAGCCGAGAAGCACACGGGACGCCATCCTTGGCACCGCGCGCAGCCTGTTGGATCTCAAGCTGGTGGGTTGA